One part of the Georgfuchsia toluolica genome encodes these proteins:
- the bamB gene encoding outer membrane protein assembly factor BamB yields MLRISALLLMVSLVGCSALNPWSSSKDKLKPLELPPLTQTAVNLKTLWHVSVGKSEPYVLTPAVAGGSVFVAAADGALSRFDNGKEVWRIATDQTISGGVGSDGKVVVVGTPKGEILAFDAASGKSLWKAATGTEILSVPAVSADLVIVRGSDSRIEAFEVAGGKRRWVYQRSTPALTLRSNVGVAVLPGGVAAGFPGGKLVLISLANGAQLWEAAVAMPKGATELERVTDITSSPVAGGDNICAVAYQGRVTCFSVSNGNQLWSRDISSMGGLDADDKAVYVSADQGAVLAFDISNGFNLWKQDKLANRRLSRPLIIGDAVLVADNLGIVHALNRQNGAFAARLNTEEDSPIAAEPQRMAHGIVVQTLSGAVYALSVE; encoded by the coding sequence ATGCTGCGCATCTCTGCGCTTTTATTGATGGTCTCGCTGGTTGGTTGTTCTGCGCTGAACCCTTGGTCCAGCAGCAAGGACAAGCTGAAACCACTTGAACTTCCTCCGCTGACTCAAACGGCGGTCAATCTGAAAACGCTCTGGCATGTCAGCGTTGGCAAGTCGGAACCCTATGTGCTGACTCCCGCCGTAGCGGGTGGTTCGGTGTTCGTCGCCGCGGCGGATGGCGCGCTGAGCCGTTTCGATAACGGCAAGGAAGTCTGGCGCATCGCGACGGACCAAACCATTTCCGGCGGTGTCGGCAGCGATGGCAAGGTCGTTGTCGTCGGCACACCCAAGGGCGAAATACTGGCTTTCGATGCGGCCAGCGGCAAGTCATTGTGGAAAGCGGCGACCGGCACGGAAATTCTTTCCGTACCCGCGGTGTCTGCCGATCTGGTGATCGTCCGCGGCAGCGATTCCCGTATCGAGGCTTTCGAAGTTGCCGGCGGCAAACGGCGCTGGGTCTATCAACGCAGCACGCCGGCGCTTACCTTGCGTTCCAATGTCGGCGTTGCCGTGTTGCCCGGCGGCGTTGCTGCGGGTTTCCCCGGCGGCAAACTGGTGCTGATCTCGCTCGCGAATGGCGCCCAATTGTGGGAGGCCGCGGTGGCCATGCCCAAGGGCGCTACCGAACTGGAGCGCGTGACCGACATTACCAGTTCGCCCGTAGCCGGCGGCGACAATATCTGCGCGGTTGCCTACCAGGGGCGCGTTACCTGCTTTTCTGTCAGCAACGGCAATCAGCTCTGGTCGCGTGATATTTCCTCGATGGGCGGACTCGATGCCGACGACAAGGCAGTCTATGTCAGTGCCGATCAAGGCGCGGTGCTGGCCTTCGACATCAGCAACGGCTTCAACCTGTGGAAGCAGGACAAGCTGGCGAATCGCCGCCTGTCGCGCCCGCTGATCATCGGCGATGCAGTGCTGGTGGCCGACAACCTCGGCATCGTCCATGCGTTGAATCGCCAGAACGGCGCTTTTGCGGCGCGTCTGAATACGGAGGAGGACAGCCCCATCGCCGCCGAGCCGCAGCGCATGGCCCATGGCATTGTCGTGCAAACACTGTCGGGCGCCGTTTATGCGCTAAGTGTTGAATAG
- a CDS encoding tetratricopeptide repeat protein, whose translation MAVYDLEEQEQLEEIKTWWKQHGNLVTTVITVIALALAAWQGWNWWQRKQATEASAIYMALEQSIGAQDAKKTRELAGMLIEKYPRTTYAAMGALLSARVQTEFGDAKTAHVELQWVAEHGKDAVVRDLARLRLAALLLDEKSYDEALKQLAAPPQAGLAARFAELKGDVLAVQGKKAEAAASYTAALAALDQTPKGNGPDVHASYRDMLQAKLDSLGVAK comes from the coding sequence ATGGCAGTGTATGACCTTGAGGAACAGGAACAGCTCGAAGAAATCAAAACCTGGTGGAAGCAGCATGGCAATCTGGTGACCACAGTCATCACTGTCATTGCGCTGGCGCTGGCGGCTTGGCAGGGCTGGAACTGGTGGCAGCGCAAGCAGGCCACGGAAGCGTCGGCGATTTACATGGCGCTTGAACAGTCGATCGGCGCGCAGGATGCCAAGAAAACGCGCGAACTGGCCGGTATGCTGATCGAGAAATATCCGCGTACCACTTACGCGGCAATGGGCGCGCTGTTGTCGGCGCGGGTGCAAACGGAATTCGGCGATGCCAAGACCGCGCACGTCGAGTTGCAGTGGGTCGCCGAGCATGGCAAGGATGCGGTGGTACGGGATCTGGCGCGTTTGCGTCTGGCGGCATTGCTGCTCGACGAGAAGTCCTATGACGAAGCGCTGAAACAACTGGCTGCGCCGCCGCAGGCAGGGCTGGCCGCACGCTTTGCCGAACTCAAGGGTGACGTGCTGGCGGTGCAGGGCAAGAAGGCCGAAGCGGCTGCTTCCTACACGGCCGCGCTTGCCGCGCTGGACCAGACGCCGAAGGGCAATGGCCCGGATGTGCACGCGTCTTACCGCGACATGCTGCAAGCCAAGCTCGATTCACTGGGAGTCGCCAAGTGA
- the hisS gene encoding histidine--tRNA ligase produces the protein MSQIIQAIRGMNDILPNDAELWEEFEALVRDWLSAYGYRPIRMPLVEATPLFARAIGEVTDIVEKEMYSFTDSLNDDSLTLRPEGTASCVRAVLQHNLLYDGPKKLWYMGPMFRHERPQKGRYRQFHQVGVEALGLAGPDIDAEQILMCARLWDDMGLEGIRLEINSLGNLEERQDHRKALIDYLTQHESLLDADARRRLHSNPLRILDTKNPDMQDIVEQAPKLMDYLGEASLKHYEGVQALLKNAGIHARLNPRLVRGLDYYNLTVFEWVTDQLGAQGTVCAGGRYDGLVSQLGGKPAPACGFAMGIERLLALWTDQGYQHEKPSPDVYLVHQGEAAQAAAFKVAERLRDAAFAVQLHCGGGSFKSQMKRADASGAILAVIIGDDEAVAGEVSIKPLRESGEQRRIAADDAAIAVSEFILGTDASSDADNKRNEHGSV, from the coding sequence ATGTCCCAAATAATCCAAGCCATTCGCGGGATGAACGATATCCTGCCCAACGATGCCGAACTGTGGGAAGAGTTCGAGGCATTGGTGCGCGATTGGCTGAGCGCCTACGGCTATCGGCCAATTCGCATGCCGCTGGTGGAAGCAACGCCGTTGTTCGCGCGCGCCATTGGCGAAGTGACTGACATCGTCGAGAAGGAGATGTACTCCTTCACCGACAGCCTCAACGACGATTCACTGACCCTGCGTCCTGAAGGCACGGCTTCCTGCGTGCGCGCCGTGCTGCAGCACAACCTGCTCTACGATGGCCCGAAGAAGCTCTGGTATATGGGGCCGATGTTCCGTCATGAACGGCCGCAGAAAGGCCGCTACCGCCAGTTCCATCAAGTCGGTGTCGAAGCGCTGGGACTGGCCGGGCCGGATATTGATGCAGAGCAGATACTCATGTGCGCCCGCCTTTGGGATGATATGGGCCTCGAAGGTATCCGGCTCGAAATCAATTCATTGGGGAATCTGGAAGAACGTCAGGATCACAGGAAAGCCCTGATTGACTATTTGACCCAACATGAGTCCTTGCTTGACGCTGATGCCAGACGCCGCCTGCACAGCAATCCCTTGCGCATTCTCGACACCAAGAATCCCGACATGCAGGACATTGTCGAGCAGGCGCCGAAGCTGATGGATTACCTCGGCGAAGCTTCGCTCAAGCATTACGAAGGCGTGCAGGCCCTGCTCAAAAATGCCGGCATTCATGCGCGCCTGAATCCGCGCCTGGTGCGCGGCCTGGACTACTACAACCTCACAGTGTTCGAGTGGGTGACGGATCAGCTCGGCGCGCAGGGCACGGTTTGCGCCGGTGGCCGCTACGACGGTCTGGTGTCGCAACTCGGCGGCAAACCTGCACCGGCCTGCGGTTTCGCGATGGGTATCGAGCGGCTGCTCGCCTTATGGACCGATCAGGGCTACCAGCACGAGAAACCGTCACCGGATGTCTATCTGGTGCATCAGGGTGAAGCCGCGCAGGCTGCTGCTTTCAAGGTGGCCGAACGGCTGCGCGATGCCGCATTCGCGGTGCAACTGCATTGCGGCGGCGGCAGTTTCAAATCGCAGATGAAACGCGCCGACGCATCAGGCGCCATACTGGCGGTGATTATCGGCGACGACGAAGCCGTGGCGGGTGAAGTATCGATCAAGCCGCTGCGCGAGAGCGGCGAACAAAGGCGCATTGCGGCGGATGACGCCGCAATTGCCGTGAGTGAATTTATTTTGGGAACCGATGCGTCGTCCGACGCGGACAACAAAAGGAACGAACATGGCAGTGTATGA
- the ispG gene encoding flavodoxin-dependent (E)-4-hydroxy-3-methylbut-2-enyl-diphosphate synthase has translation MNATPDPASYAAPVRRMTNAVRVGAITIGGGAPIVIQSMTNTDTGDDLATAVQVAQLARAGSEIVRITVNTREAARAVPKIRERLAAMGQEVPLVGDFHFNGHKLLTEVPECASVLSKFRINPGNVGKGVKRDEQFAQLIEIACRHDKPIRIGVNWGSLDQDLLARIMDENGKRVRPKDATEIMREAMVTSALESAARAEEIGLPANRIVLSCKVSGVQDLIAVYRDLAARSNYALHLGLTEAGMGSKGIVASTAAMAVLLQEGIGDTIRVSLTPEPNGDRTREVIVAQEILQTMGLRAFTPLVAACPGCGRTSSSYFQELAQDIQNYVRERMPQWKIERVGVENMSLAVMGCVVNGPGESKHANIGISLPGTGEAPVAPVYVDGERVTTLRGDNIAGEFRQIVDDYVQRKYLRKIA, from the coding sequence ATGAACGCCACTCCCGATCCAGCTTCATATGCCGCACCAGTGCGCCGCATGACGAATGCCGTGCGTGTCGGTGCTATCACCATCGGGGGCGGTGCGCCTATTGTCATCCAGTCGATGACGAATACCGATACCGGGGATGATCTTGCGACGGCGGTGCAAGTGGCGCAACTGGCGCGCGCCGGTTCGGAAATCGTGCGCATCACGGTAAATACGCGCGAAGCGGCGCGGGCGGTGCCGAAGATTCGCGAACGGCTTGCGGCCATGGGGCAGGAAGTACCGCTGGTCGGCGATTTTCATTTCAATGGCCATAAGCTGCTGACCGAAGTGCCGGAGTGTGCATCGGTATTGTCGAAGTTCCGCATCAATCCCGGCAATGTCGGCAAGGGGGTAAAACGCGACGAACAGTTTGCGCAATTGATCGAAATTGCCTGCCGCCACGACAAGCCGATTCGCATCGGCGTGAACTGGGGCAGCCTCGATCAGGATTTGCTGGCCCGCATCATGGATGAAAACGGCAAGCGCGTGCGGCCGAAAGACGCCACCGAAATCATGCGCGAAGCCATGGTGACCTCCGCTCTTGAGTCGGCCGCCAGGGCCGAGGAAATCGGCCTGCCGGCCAATCGTATTGTTTTGTCATGCAAGGTATCCGGCGTGCAGGATCTGATTGCCGTTTATCGCGATCTCGCGGCAAGAAGCAATTACGCCCTGCATCTGGGGCTCACCGAGGCCGGCATGGGCAGCAAGGGCATTGTCGCCTCGACCGCGGCGATGGCGGTGCTGCTGCAGGAAGGCATCGGCGACACGATCCGGGTTTCGTTGACGCCGGAACCCAACGGCGACCGCACCAGGGAAGTCATCGTCGCCCAGGAAATATTGCAGACCATGGGGCTGCGCGCTTTCACGCCGCTGGTGGCTGCCTGCCCAGGATGTGGCCGCACCTCGAGCAGTTATTTCCAGGAACTGGCGCAAGACATCCAGAACTATGTGCGCGAGCGCATGCCGCAGTGGAAAATTGAACGTGTCGGCGTTGAAAACATGAGCCTTGCCGTGATGGGTTGCGTGGTCAACGGCCCGGGCGAGAGCAAACACGCCAATATCGGCATCTCGCTGCCAGGCACGGGCGAGGCGCCGGTAGCGCCGGTTTATGTCGACGGCGAACGCGTCACGACACTGCGCGGGGACAATATTGCCGGCGAGTTTCGCCAGATCGTTGACGACTACGTGCAACGTAAATATCTCAGGAAGATTGCATAA
- a CDS encoding RodZ domain-containing protein, whose product MSDQDITDDVTNASHPFPGGTLRQAREQKGLTLGEVSEALKFSVRQIEALENDDFQQLQGKTFLRGFIRAYARLLKLPPDPLLEMLGEQSLPSPEQIVVPANMGETNPIPFYRRHAKKLGFAAILLLLSGGMIWFAGTQPAMKHQVSPPIVDIAPKEVVPAGGQPAPANDATATTQEPLPAAISPPVESATTLSFEFSGRSWLEVKDASGQVLLTGEFSDGQKQVITGKPPYQLWIGRVSAVKVSYGGHDVDLQPHAREDVARFTLE is encoded by the coding sequence GTGAGCGATCAGGATATTACTGACGATGTGACCAATGCTTCCCATCCATTCCCGGGTGGGACATTGCGTCAGGCGCGGGAACAAAAGGGACTGACATTGGGTGAGGTTTCCGAGGCGCTGAAGTTCAGTGTCCGGCAGATCGAAGCGCTCGAGAACGACGACTTCCAACAGTTGCAGGGGAAAACATTCCTGCGCGGTTTTATTCGCGCCTATGCCCGCTTGCTGAAATTGCCGCCCGATCCACTGTTGGAAATGCTGGGGGAGCAGTCCTTGCCGTCTCCGGAACAGATTGTTGTACCGGCCAATATGGGTGAGACCAATCCAATACCTTTTTATCGCCGCCATGCAAAAAAGCTTGGTTTTGCCGCGATATTGCTGCTGCTGTCGGGCGGTATGATCTGGTTTGCCGGCACCCAGCCGGCAATGAAACATCAGGTTTCGCCACCTATCGTCGATATTGCCCCCAAGGAGGTCGTACCTGCCGGCGGTCAACCGGCACCGGCCAACGATGCCACAGCCACCACACAGGAACCCTTGCCAGCGGCGATATCGCCGCCCGTCGAGTCGGCAACGACATTGTCATTCGAGTTTTCCGGGCGTTCCTGGCTCGAAGTCAAGGACGCCAGCGGACAGGTACTGCTGACCGGCGAATTTTCCGATGGCCAGAAGCAAGTCATAACCGGCAAGCCGCCGTATCAACTCTGGATCGGCAGGGTATCGGCGGTCAAGGTTAGCTATGGCGGGCATGACGTCGATTTGCAGCCCCATGCCCGGGAAGATGTCGCGCGTTTCACACTCGAATAG
- the pilW gene encoding type IV pilus biogenesis/stability protein PilW, producing MKLMLRLAAVFLPVCLLVGCAMSPSSQSRAQAPASQEVVLGEARTRAKAHTDLGFEYYAQNQFGVALKEAKTALNHDNNYTPAYNLLALVYMSLGDDKSAEEAFLRARQLSPGDPEIANNYGLFLCRTKRVQQSFPYFNEALQNTLYPTPWEALTNYAECSLQVKDYNAAETHLQRALALIPNNARALFLMAKVKYQQKQYEEARGYITELHRNSKPNAASSFLAYCIARLTGNRDDEARYLAQMHKKFPDSDEYRKLLQGALE from the coding sequence ATGAAACTCATGCTTCGGCTTGCGGCAGTGTTTCTGCCCGTCTGTCTGCTGGTTGGCTGTGCCATGTCGCCGTCGAGTCAGTCCAGGGCCCAGGCTCCCGCATCGCAAGAGGTGGTGTTGGGCGAGGCTCGCACTCGTGCCAAGGCGCATACCGATCTGGGTTTCGAGTATTACGCACAGAACCAGTTCGGGGTCGCCCTGAAGGAGGCCAAGACTGCCCTCAATCACGACAACAACTATACCCCTGCCTATAATCTGCTGGCGCTGGTCTATATGAGCCTGGGTGACGACAAGTCCGCCGAGGAAGCTTTTCTGCGTGCCAGACAGCTTTCGCCCGGAGACCCCGAGATTGCCAACAACTACGGCTTGTTCCTGTGCCGGACCAAGCGCGTGCAGCAGTCTTTTCCATACTTCAACGAAGCCTTGCAGAACACGCTGTATCCGACGCCGTGGGAAGCGTTGACCAATTACGCGGAATGTTCCTTGCAAGTTAAGGATTACAACGCGGCAGAAACTCACTTGCAACGGGCATTGGCTTTGATCCCCAACAACGCGCGCGCGCTGTTCCTGATGGCGAAAGTGAAGTATCAGCAAAAACAATATGAGGAAGCGCGCGGCTACATTACGGAATTGCACCGGAATTCCAAACCGAATGCGGCATCGAGTTTCCTCGCCTACTGTATTGCCCGTCTTACCGGCAATCGCGATGACGAGGCACGTTATCTGGCGCAGATGCATAAAAAATTCCCTGATTCCGACGAATACAGGAAATTGCTTCAAGGGGCTCTGGAGTGA
- the rlmN gene encoding 23S rRNA (adenine(2503)-C(2))-methyltransferase RlmN translates to MPVNLLDLDAVGLTACFAELGEKPFRATQVLRWIHRSGQDDFDAMTDLAKSLREKLKVNAVIVPPTLTSDTLSDDGTRKFLFDVGNGNAVETVFIPEDDRGTLCISTQAGCALDCAFCSTGKQGFNRNLTVAEIIGQLWQANRALGHDPKGERIISNVVLMGMGEPLTNFDNTVTALRLMLDDNAYGLSRRRVTVSTSGIVPAMDRLAAACPVALAVSLHAPNDAKRDDLVPINRKYPLRELMAACRRYLKHAPRDFITFEYVMLSDVNDSDSDARELIELTSDVSCKFNLIPFNPFPNSPFRRSPAQRIRRFADILMAAGVVTTTRKTRGDDIDAACGQLAGRVRDKSKRTAHAKSVISVVEVNS, encoded by the coding sequence ATGCCGGTCAACCTGCTCGATCTCGATGCTGTCGGACTGACGGCTTGCTTCGCCGAACTCGGCGAGAAACCGTTTCGTGCCACGCAAGTGCTGCGCTGGATACATCGTTCTGGGCAGGATGATTTTGACGCAATGACCGACCTGGCCAAGAGCCTGCGCGAGAAGCTCAAGGTCAATGCGGTGATCGTTCCGCCGACGCTCACCTCCGACACGCTATCGGATGACGGCACGCGCAAGTTCCTCTTTGATGTCGGCAACGGCAATGCGGTTGAAACGGTTTTCATCCCCGAGGATGACCGCGGCACACTTTGTATTTCGACACAGGCGGGGTGCGCGCTCGATTGTGCTTTTTGTTCCACCGGCAAACAGGGTTTTAATCGCAACCTGACAGTGGCAGAGATCATCGGCCAGCTTTGGCAGGCGAATCGCGCCCTCGGCCATGATCCGAAAGGAGAGCGCATCATCAGCAATGTAGTGTTGATGGGCATGGGCGAGCCGCTGACGAATTTCGACAATACGGTCACGGCCCTGCGCCTGATGCTCGACGATAATGCCTATGGTTTGTCGCGTCGTCGCGTCACGGTGTCGACATCGGGTATCGTGCCGGCGATGGATCGATTGGCCGCAGCCTGCCCGGTAGCGCTGGCGGTTTCGCTGCATGCGCCGAATGACGCCAAGCGTGATGACCTTGTACCGATTAATCGCAAGTATCCGTTGCGCGAGCTCATGGCAGCCTGCAGGCGTTATCTCAAGCATGCGCCGCGCGACTTCATCACCTTCGAATACGTCATGCTGAGTGATGTCAATGACAGCGACAGCGATGCGCGTGAGTTGATAGAACTCACCTCCGATGTCTCCTGCAAGTTCAACCTGATTCCTTTCAATCCGTTTCCGAATTCACCGTTCCGGCGTTCGCCGGCGCAGCGCATTCGCCGCTTCGCCGATATCCTGATGGCCGCCGGCGTCGTGACAACGACGCGCAAGACGCGAGGCGACGACATCGATGCTGCCTGCGGCCAACTTGCCGGCCGCGTGCGCGACAAGTCAAAGCGGACCGCGCATGCCAAATCCGTAATTTCAGTGGTGGAGGTGAACTCATGA
- the ndk gene encoding nucleoside-diphosphate kinase, with product MAVERTLSIIKPDAVAKNVIGKIYSRFEMNGLKIVAARMTHLSRIEAEGFYAVHKERPFFKDLVDFMISGPVMIQVLEGEGAIAKNRDLMGATDPKKAAPGTIRADFAESIDANAVHGSDAPETAAVEIAYYFPALNIYSR from the coding sequence CATCATCAAACCCGATGCCGTCGCCAAGAATGTCATTGGCAAAATTTACTCACGCTTCGAGATGAATGGACTGAAAATCGTTGCCGCGCGCATGACCCACCTTTCACGCATTGAAGCCGAGGGTTTTTACGCCGTGCACAAGGAGCGTCCCTTCTTCAAGGATTTGGTCGATTTCATGATTTCCGGTCCGGTGATGATCCAGGTGCTGGAAGGCGAGGGGGCCATTGCCAAGAATCGCGACCTGATGGGTGCCACCGACCCGAAGAAAGCGGCGCCCGGTACCATCCGCGCCGACTTCGCCGAGTCCATCGACGCCAACGCAGTGCATGGTTCGGATGCTCCCGAAACCGCCGCCGTGGAAATTGCCTACTACTTTCCGGCGTTGAACATTTACTCGCGCTAA